The following are from one region of the Stanieria cyanosphaera PCC 7437 genome:
- the trmFO gene encoding FADH(2)-oxidizing methylenetetrahydrofolate--tRNA-(uracil(54)-C(5))-methyltransferase TrmFO: MTTTKVTVIGAGLAGVEAAWQIAQAGVAVDLYEMRPVRASPAHHTAELAELVCSNSFGAMASDRAAGLLHEELRRLGSIIISTADRHSVPAGGALAVDRGVFSSQLTTTLANHPLINLKREEITEIPTDGVVVLATGPLTSPQLASDLQRFTGMEYFSFFDAASPIVVGESINQEIVFLASRYDKGESAYLNCPMNKEQYLHFWQELAHAEQAELKDFERENAKFFEGCLPIEELAKRGEDTMRYGPLKPVGLFDSRLGDFRDPVNKSKRPYAVVQLRQEDKAGELWNMVGFQTNLKWGEQKRVFSLIPGLEKAEFVRMGVMHRNTFINSPGLLHPTLQFQSRETLLAAGQLVGTEGYTAATAGGWLAGTNAARLILGKEPLIIPNTTMMGALFDFISSASPKHFQPMPPNFGILPQLPSKIRNKRERYGQYRDRSLTDLDTWQTKLLTSALTVVT, from the coding sequence ATGACAACAACGAAAGTAACAGTAATTGGTGCAGGTTTAGCAGGAGTTGAAGCAGCTTGGCAAATCGCTCAAGCAGGAGTTGCGGTAGACTTATACGAAATGCGTCCAGTCCGTGCTAGTCCTGCTCATCATACAGCAGAATTAGCTGAGTTAGTCTGCAGTAATTCCTTTGGCGCAATGGCAAGCGATCGCGCTGCTGGTTTACTTCATGAAGAGTTACGTCGTTTGGGTTCAATTATTATTAGTACGGCTGATCGCCATTCTGTTCCTGCTGGTGGTGCTTTAGCAGTCGACAGAGGAGTCTTTAGCAGTCAATTAACTACTACTTTAGCGAATCATCCTTTAATTAACTTAAAACGTGAAGAAATCACAGAAATACCTACTGATGGAGTAGTTGTCTTAGCTACAGGACCTTTAACTAGTCCACAGTTAGCGTCAGATTTGCAACGCTTTACAGGCATGGAATATTTTAGTTTCTTCGATGCTGCTAGTCCCATTGTGGTTGGAGAATCAATTAATCAAGAGATTGTCTTTCTAGCCTCTCGCTACGATAAAGGAGAATCAGCTTATCTTAATTGTCCGATGAATAAGGAACAATATCTTCATTTTTGGCAAGAATTGGCTCATGCCGAACAAGCTGAATTAAAAGATTTTGAAAGAGAAAATGCTAAATTCTTTGAAGGCTGTCTCCCCATTGAAGAATTGGCAAAACGTGGCGAAGATACCATGCGTTATGGTCCTCTCAAACCTGTCGGACTATTTGACTCTCGTTTAGGAGATTTTCGCGATCCAGTCAACAAATCTAAACGTCCTTATGCAGTGGTGCAATTGCGTCAGGAAGATAAAGCAGGAGAACTATGGAATATGGTAGGTTTTCAAACCAATTTAAAATGGGGAGAACAAAAACGAGTGTTTAGCCTCATTCCTGGTTTAGAAAAAGCTGAATTTGTCCGCATGGGAGTGATGCATCGCAACACTTTTATTAATTCCCCTGGACTTCTTCATCCCACTTTACAATTTCAATCTAGAGAAACTTTACTCGCTGCGGGTCAATTAGTAGGGACAGAAGGATACACTGCTGCTACTGCTGGAGGTTGGTTAGCAGGAACTAATGCAGCTAGATTAATTTTAGGCAAAGAACCTCTAATTATACCCAATACTACTATGATGGGTGCATTGTTTGATTTTATTAGTTCTGCTTCTCCTAAACATTTTCAACCCATGCCTCCCAACTTTGGCATTTTACCGCAGTTACCTAGTAAAATTCGCAATAAAAGAGAAAGATATGGACAATATCGCGATCGCTCTTTAACAGATTTGGATACTTGGCAAACTAAACTTTTAACTTCAGCTTTAACCGTTGTAACTTAA
- a CDS encoding potassium channel family protein produces the protein MSILLIVSGLALLFLVTSDVLVTTLTVMGGGFLTNRFSAWLWRLALRVHRHKTNHHLLEIVGLLLLVGMVLLWYFLTWAAWSLIFCSFENAVLNVSNQQPASILGRIYFTAYTITTLGRGDYQPQGMVWHLLTGVAAANGFFLVTLSIAYLFPVVSAVTKKRSLALYIASLGGTAEEILVRAWNGKDFGQLDQHLIALASMLTELGEQHLTYPILHYFHSQERSRSFSLSVVALDEALTLLQYAVTSPTQLDPASLNPLRRASTAFIKTLKSVYLQPAKHTPKLPCLELIKSQQIPLKSDRSFEQAMDHLQKRRRLLLALVTNDGWTWDAVDSSSKINRANHLDDQIPINQSFYFNNYDNHDQSIIKHQHNQKLD, from the coding sequence ATGTCCATTTTGCTGATCGTTTCAGGATTAGCTCTTTTATTTTTGGTAACTTCAGATGTACTTGTAACTACTCTAACAGTTATGGGTGGAGGTTTTCTAACCAATCGATTTTCTGCTTGGCTATGGCGATTGGCATTAAGAGTTCATCGACATAAAACTAATCATCACTTATTAGAAATTGTCGGTTTATTGTTACTAGTAGGGATGGTTTTGTTATGGTACTTCTTAACCTGGGCAGCTTGGTCGCTAATTTTTTGTTCTTTTGAAAATGCGGTTTTAAATGTTTCTAATCAACAACCAGCTAGTATTTTAGGAAGAATTTATTTTACCGCTTATACAATCACTACTCTTGGTCGTGGTGATTATCAACCCCAAGGGATGGTATGGCATCTTTTAACTGGAGTTGCTGCTGCTAATGGCTTTTTTTTAGTCACTCTTTCGATTGCTTATCTTTTTCCTGTAGTGTCTGCGGTAACGAAGAAACGTTCTTTGGCCCTTTATATTGCGAGTTTAGGAGGAACAGCAGAAGAAATTTTAGTTAGAGCTTGGAACGGTAAAGATTTTGGTCAGTTAGACCAACATTTAATTGCTCTTGCTTCTATGTTAACTGAATTAGGAGAACAACATTTAACTTATCCCATTCTGCATTATTTTCATAGCCAAGAGCGATCGCGTTCTTTTTCCTTGAGTGTAGTTGCTTTAGATGAAGCTCTAACTTTATTACAATATGCGGTCACTTCTCCTACACAGCTAGATCCAGCTAGTTTAAATCCGCTGCGAAGAGCCAGTACTGCTTTTATTAAAACCCTCAAATCAGTATATCTTCAACCAGCTAAACACACTCCCAAACTACCTTGCTTGGAATTAATTAAAAGTCAACAGATTCCTCTCAAAAGCGATCGCTCTTTTGAGCAAGCGATGGATCATCTTCAAAAACGTCGTCGATTATTATTGGCTTTAGTAACTAATGATGGTTGGACTTGGGATGCTGTTGATTCTAGCTCAAAAATTAACAGAGCTAACCATTTAGACGATCAAATCCCGATTAATCAAAGTTTTTACTTTAATAACTACGATAATCATGACCAATCAATCATCAAACACCAACACAACCAAAAATTGGATTGA
- a CDS encoding cyclase family protein, with product MTNQSSNTNTTKNWIDISLTIHSGMAHWPDNPPVRIEPSQCLAHGDVCNVSKITLGSHTGTHVDGINHFIKGGLGIDQMPLEATIGKARVIGIQDSESIKVAELEPYNLQPGERVLFKTLNSERCYQSDLFVEDFVYISTEAAQYLAQKQVCTVGVDYLSVGGYQGNVIEVHHALLGAGIWVIEGLNLSQVEPGEYELICLPIKIKNGDGGLARAILRLI from the coding sequence ATGACCAATCAATCATCAAACACCAACACAACCAAAAATTGGATTGATATTTCTTTGACTATTCATTCAGGAATGGCTCATTGGCCAGATAATCCCCCTGTAAGAATTGAACCTAGTCAATGTTTAGCACACGGAGATGTCTGCAATGTCTCAAAAATTACCCTTGGTTCTCATACAGGTACTCATGTTGATGGCATCAATCATTTTATTAAAGGTGGTTTAGGTATTGACCAAATGCCTTTAGAAGCCACAATTGGCAAAGCTAGAGTTATTGGAATTCAAGATTCAGAATCGATTAAAGTTGCAGAACTAGAACCTTATAATTTACAACCAGGAGAAAGAGTTTTATTTAAAACCCTTAATTCCGAGCGTTGTTATCAAAGTGATCTGTTTGTAGAAGATTTTGTTTACATTTCTACCGAAGCTGCTCAATATCTAGCTCAAAAACAAGTTTGTACTGTGGGAGTAGATTATCTTTCAGTTGGTGGTTATCAAGGCAATGTGATTGAGGTTCATCATGCCTTACTAGGTGCAGGAATTTGGGTAATAGAAGGACTTAATTTATCTCAAGTTGAACCAGGAGAATATGAATTAATTTGTTTGCCCATTAAAATAAAAAACGGCGATGGGGGTTTAGCCAGGGCAATTTTAAGACTAATATAG
- a CDS encoding DUF1206 domain-containing protein, translating into MENFARFGYVSKGFVYGLIGILALLAAFNQGGKTTDPTGALHEIATQPFGQIVLILIAIGLFGYVIWRLVEAIKDPDHHGSDAKGLATRLGYLISGLVYSGIAANAALLAIGSSSGGGSGNSQQDWTAIVMQQPFGRWLVGLAGAIIVGLGFALIYQAYKEKFRKKLNMSELNGQQKNWLVKISRFGIAARGVVFIIIGFFVLQAAYKSNPNEVRGLDGALLSLSQQPFGKFLLALVAAGLVAYGIYLFVQARYRRFKFSG; encoded by the coding sequence ATGGAAAATTTTGCTAGATTTGGCTATGTTTCCAAAGGTTTTGTCTATGGATTAATTGGTATTTTGGCACTACTAGCTGCTTTTAATCAAGGTGGAAAGACGACAGATCCTACTGGTGCTTTACATGAAATTGCTACTCAACCTTTTGGACAAATTGTTTTAATTTTAATTGCTATTGGTTTATTTGGTTATGTGATTTGGCGTTTAGTCGAAGCTATCAAAGATCCAGATCATCATGGTTCTGATGCTAAAGGATTAGCTACTCGTTTAGGCTATTTAATCAGTGGATTAGTTTATAGTGGAATTGCTGCTAATGCTGCTTTGTTGGCAATTGGTTCAAGTTCGGGTGGTGGTAGCGGTAACTCTCAACAAGACTGGACTGCCATAGTCATGCAACAACCTTTTGGTAGATGGTTAGTAGGATTAGCTGGGGCGATTATAGTTGGTCTTGGTTTTGCCTTGATTTATCAAGCATATAAAGAAAAATTTCGCAAAAAGCTCAACATGAGTGAACTTAATGGGCAACAAAAAAACTGGTTGGTAAAAATTAGCCGTTTTGGCATCGCTGCTAGAGGTGTCGTATTTATTATTATTGGTTTTTTTGTTTTACAAGCAGCTTATAAATCCAATCCTAATGAAGTTAGAGGATTAGATGGAGCGTTACTAAGTCTTTCTCAGCAACCTTTTGGTAAGTTTTTACTCGCTTTAGTTGCTGCGGGATTAGTAGCCTATGGTATTTATTTATTTGTGCAAGCGCGTTATCGTCGTTTCAAATTTAGTGGTTAA
- a CDS encoding SDR family oxidoreductase, which translates to MIANSDLVLVAGATGGVGQLVVAKLLEKNIAVLVLTRNEAKAKQMFEDRVAIAVGDIRHRNTLSTVTQNVTHIICCTGTTAFPSSRWDFKNIFQANNSPEEVDAKGVKNLLAAASDLKRFVFVSSAGVLRKDQFPFNLLNAFGVLDAKLEGEKAIASSGFPYTIIRPGRLIDGPYTSYDLNTLLKAKTDGKQAVVIAKGDDLNGQTSRIDVANACVECLFYPMSENKAFAIINSGNKSTSTNWEALFAQLA; encoded by the coding sequence ATGATAGCTAATTCAGATTTAGTTTTAGTGGCAGGTGCGACTGGTGGAGTAGGACAGTTAGTAGTAGCAAAATTATTAGAGAAAAATATTGCTGTGCTAGTGCTTACTCGAAATGAAGCTAAAGCTAAACAAATGTTTGAAGACCGCGTAGCTATTGCAGTTGGTGATATTCGCCACCGCAATACTTTATCTACGGTTACTCAAAATGTAACTCATATTATTTGTTGTACTGGTACTACTGCCTTTCCTTCCTCAAGATGGGATTTTAAAAACATTTTTCAAGCTAATAATAGTCCTGAAGAAGTAGATGCCAAAGGAGTTAAAAACTTACTTGCTGCTGCTTCAGATTTAAAACGATTTGTATTTGTCTCTTCTGCTGGTGTGCTGCGTAAAGATCAGTTTCCTTTTAATTTACTCAATGCTTTTGGGGTACTTGATGCCAAACTAGAGGGAGAAAAAGCGATCGCGTCTTCTGGTTTTCCTTACACAATTATTCGTCCTGGACGTTTAATTGATGGTCCCTATACTTCTTATGACCTCAATACTTTATTAAAAGCTAAAACCGATGGTAAACAAGCGGTAGTGATAGCTAAGGGGGATGATCTTAATGGACAAACTAGTCGGATTGATGTTGCTAATGCTTGTGTAGAATGTCTTTTTTACCCCATGAGTGAAAATAAAGCTTTTGCAATAATTAATTCTGGAAATAAATCTACCTCTACTAATTGGGAAGCTCTTTTTGCCCAACTTGCTTAA